Proteins encoded within one genomic window of Solenopsis invicta isolate M01_SB chromosome 10, UNIL_Sinv_3.0, whole genome shotgun sequence:
- the LOC113005796 gene encoding uncharacterized protein LOC113005796, producing MIYNAVKMDKNSDLSWRLEQVQVKKLYSDVLSARNAAKGYEASSTYQSEYELGRGCRKKKRKQNFSIDNVSRKNKFCKIRRIINSSTEDEDDCPFFRMKENIVKSPPPVQFSELEMPSTSTKCRAEEDEKLVKRVKLKMSQNLKQKACLNKKSPEKLNLEKSEQDSLVNETQLFDENSNIFMSRDFDKKHESQLSESSETSKKQNNDTSLCVIRTPQKNYTKSFSSHRSLSNNIQLKNSEKFCSQTLLSDNQVESSTESNSRMSLVSSQNESPIRSCSSQLSKNSIRSCNSQLLLLDSQLKNPTKFTKSLVPQSNNQSKSPKESYRRELFLSPTKSTDDNCKLISSYFFYLISLMCNYQTT from the exons ATGATCTATAATGCTGTAAAAATGGACAAAAATTCAGATTTATCATGGAGATTAGAGCAAGTACAAGTTAAGAAATTATACA GTGATGTTTTATCTGCTCGCAATGCAGCCAAAGGGTACGAGGCATCATCTACTTATCAATCTGAGTATGAATTAGGTAGAGGTTGtcggaaaaagaaaagaaaacagaatTTCTCAATTGATAATGTATCTCGCAAGAATAAATTTTGCAAGATCCGGCGTATTATAAACTCAAGTACAGAAGATGAAGATGATTGTCCATTTTTTAGAATGAAAGAAAACATTGTTAAATCTCCACCTCCAGTCCAGTTTTCTGAGTTAGAGATGCCATCAACATCAACTAAATGTAGAGCTGAGGAAGATGAGAAACTTGTAAAAAGAGTTAAATTGAAGATGTCCCAGAACTTAAAACAGAAAGcatgtttaaataagaaatctCCAGAGAAGCTGAACTTAGAAAAATCTGAACAAGATTCTCTTGTAAATGAAACACAATTGTTTGatgaaaattcaaatatatttatgtcaagagattttgataaaaaacatgAATCACAATTAAGCGAATCATCTGAAACCagcaaaaaacaaaacaatgaCACTAGTTTATGTGTCATTAGAACTCCacagaaaaattatacaaaatcttTTAGTTCTCATAGATCACTTTCTAATAACATACaactgaaaaattctgaaaaattttgttctcaAACATTACTGTCTGATAATCAGGTTGAAAGTTCCACAGAATCCAATTCTCGGATGTCATTAGTTAGCAGTCAAAATGAAAGTCCTATAAGATCTTGCAGCTCTCAGTTATCAAAAAATTCTATAAGATCCTGCAACTCTCAACTATTATTGCTAGATAGTCAGTTGAAAAATcctacaaaatttacaaaatctttAGTGCCACAGTCCAACAATCAATCTAAAAGTCCGAAGGAGTCTTATAGAcgtgaattatttttatctccCACAAAATCTACTGATGATAACTGTAAGTTAATaagtagttattttttttaccttatCTCATTGATGTGCAATTACCAAACAACATAA